From Carassius auratus strain Wakin chromosome 22, ASM336829v1, whole genome shotgun sequence, a single genomic window includes:
- the LOC113040316 gene encoding gastrula zinc finger protein XlCGF8.2DB isoform X1, producing the protein MSHLEPCRIKHTEEQTDLMVVKEESQELLEEKHNFIPGEKSFSCSLIDNNNKSQKLGRVEKNFICPQCAKSFTQKIGLERHMLIHTGEKPFTCSQCGKGFRCKRNHVDHIRIHTGEKPFLCPQCGKGFAHSGAIRRHIKIHSGEKPHTCNHCGKSFTYKENLKEHMRIHTGERLYTCVECGKSFTQVSSLKEHLHTHSAVRPFNCDQCGKTFLLSSILKRHLQVHRQGKPNCCTLCGKSFTRLDGFKEHQKMHTGVRTHVCFECGNGFISATHLNVHQRIHRTKTVQVITLR; encoded by the exons ATGAGTCATCTAGAACCCTgcagaatcaaacacactgaagaacaaacag ACCTGATGGTAGTGAAAGAGGAAAGTCAAGAGCTGCTCGAGGAGAAACATAATTTCATACCTGGAGAAAAATCTTTCAGTTGTTCACTgattgataataacaataaatccCAAAAACTAGGAAGAGTCGAAAAAAATTTCATCTGCCCTCAATGTGCGAAGAGTTTTACGCAAAAAATCGGCCTTGAGCGCCACATGCTCATTCACACCGGCGAGAAACCCTTCACTTGCTCTCAATGTGGGAAGGGTTTTAGGTGTAAAAGGAACCACGTGGATCACATAAGGattcatacaggagagaaaccttTCTTGTGTCCTCAATGCGGAAAAGGTTTTGCGCACTCAGGAGCCATTAGGAGGCACATTAAAATTCACAGTGGAGAAAAGCCGCACACATGCAAtcactgtggaaagagtttcacctATAAAGAAAACCTTAAGGagcacatgaggatccacacagGAGAGAGACTATACACTTGTGTcgagtgtggaaagagcttcacaCAAGTCAGCAGTCTTAAAGAACATCTTCACACTCACTCTGCTGTCAGGCCATTTAACTGCGATCAATGCGGTAAAACTTTTCTTTTATCATCCATACTGAAGAGACACTTGCAAGTTCACAGGCAGGGGAAGCCAAACTGCTGTActctgtgtggaaagagtttcacacgaCTGGATGGTTTTAAAGAGCATCAGAAGATGCACACCGGTGTGAGAACTCATGTGTGTTTCGAGTGCGGGAATGGGTTTATATCAGCCACACACTTGAACGTGCACCAGAGGATTCACCGTACAAAAACTGTACAAGTGATCACACTGCGATAA
- the LOC113040314 gene encoding gastrula zinc finger protein XlCGF8.2DB isoform X1, with amino-acid sequence MVAFVIITIRIRNASYLTLYLGRENRDGCIAQTDSSQNVNSSIFTNELFVKSLSTGPFRSNGVMEVKEESKNLNEVEERHPHSVTDETSLILAQKTIKIKKSYICPQCGKSFAGKSRLERHIRIHTGEKPFACFVCAKSFACKERLDRHVKIHSGEKPFTCEWCGKLLACKTRLKRHVITHTGKKPFTCLHCERSFTTNTNLQRHVKLHTGERPHTCQECGKSFIRKEKLRFHMTIHTGERPYSCKQCGKSFRHINGLKDHQLSHAAERSFNCDQCGKDFITASALKRHLRVHSGEKPFLCSLCGKSFARVDCFKRHQEVHSGVKDHVCSECGKAFITSDQLKQHQRIHTGEKPYKCSLCGKSFAQSPHLKAHERSHSTDGHLVISDQIIY; translated from the exons ATGGTAGCATTTGTTATAATCACGATACGCATTCGGAACGCATCATATTTGACGCTATATCTCGGCCGCGAGAACCGGGACGGATGTATCGCTCAAACTGACAGTTCGCAAAACGTAAACAGCTCGATATTCACAAACGAGCTGTTCGTTAAATCACTCAGCACGGGACCGTTTAGAAGTAACG GTGTGATGGAGGTGAAGGAGGAAAGTAAAAACCTAAATGAGGTGGAGGAGCGACATCCTCACTCCGTCACTGACGAAACATCTCTGATTCTCGCACAGAAAACGATCAAAATCAAGAAGTCTTACATCTGCCCTCAGTGCGGAAAAAGTTTTGCAGGTAAATCACGCCTCGAGCGCCACATAAGAATTCACACCGGAGAAAAACCGTTCGCGTGTTTTGTGTGCGCGAAGAGTTTCGCGTGCAAAGAAAGACTCGACAGGCATGTAAAAATCCACtccggagagaagcctttcacttGTGAATGGTGCGGAAAGCTTTTGGCGTGTAAAACGAGACTCAAGAGGCACGTGATTACCCACACTGGAAAAAAGCCTTTCACGTGCTTGCATTGCGAAAGGAGCTTCACGACGAACACAAACCTGCAGCGCCATGTCAAGCTCCACACTGGAGAAAGACCACACACTTGCCAagagtgtggaaagagcttcataCGCAAGGAAAAGCTCAGGTTTCACATGaccatccacactggagagcggCCTTACAGTTGCAAACAATGCGGGAAGAGTTTCCGACACATCAACGGTCTCAAAGATCACCAGCTCTCTCATGCCGCCGAGAGGTCTTTTAACTGTGATCAATGCGGTAAGGATTTTATTACCGCGTCTGCGCTGAAGAGACACCTGAGAGTTCATTCAGGTGAGAAGCCTTTCCTGTGTTCTCTGTGTGGGAAGAGTTTTGCACGTGTGGACTGCTTTAAAAGGCATCAGGAGGTCCATAGTGGTGTGAAGGATCACGTGTGCTCTGAGTGCGGGAAGGCTTTTATCACGTCCGACCAGCTCAAGCAGCaccagaggattcacactggagagaaaccctaCAAGTGCTCACTTTGTGGGAAGAGTTTCGCTCAGTCGCCGCACCTAAAAGCACACGAGAGGAGCCACAGCACTGACGGCCATCTGGTAATAAGCGATCAAATCATCTACTGA
- the LOC113040314 gene encoding gastrula zinc finger protein XlCGF8.2DB isoform X2 produces MEVKEESKNLNEVEERHPHSVTDETSLILAQKTIKIKKSYICPQCGKSFAGKSRLERHIRIHTGEKPFACFVCAKSFACKERLDRHVKIHSGEKPFTCEWCGKLLACKTRLKRHVITHTGKKPFTCLHCERSFTTNTNLQRHVKLHTGERPHTCQECGKSFIRKEKLRFHMTIHTGERPYSCKQCGKSFRHINGLKDHQLSHAAERSFNCDQCGKDFITASALKRHLRVHSGEKPFLCSLCGKSFARVDCFKRHQEVHSGVKDHVCSECGKAFITSDQLKQHQRIHTGEKPYKCSLCGKSFAQSPHLKAHERSHSTDGHLVISDQIIY; encoded by the coding sequence ATGGAGGTGAAGGAGGAAAGTAAAAACCTAAATGAGGTGGAGGAGCGACATCCTCACTCCGTCACTGACGAAACATCTCTGATTCTCGCACAGAAAACGATCAAAATCAAGAAGTCTTACATCTGCCCTCAGTGCGGAAAAAGTTTTGCAGGTAAATCACGCCTCGAGCGCCACATAAGAATTCACACCGGAGAAAAACCGTTCGCGTGTTTTGTGTGCGCGAAGAGTTTCGCGTGCAAAGAAAGACTCGACAGGCATGTAAAAATCCACtccggagagaagcctttcacttGTGAATGGTGCGGAAAGCTTTTGGCGTGTAAAACGAGACTCAAGAGGCACGTGATTACCCACACTGGAAAAAAGCCTTTCACGTGCTTGCATTGCGAAAGGAGCTTCACGACGAACACAAACCTGCAGCGCCATGTCAAGCTCCACACTGGAGAAAGACCACACACTTGCCAagagtgtggaaagagcttcataCGCAAGGAAAAGCTCAGGTTTCACATGaccatccacactggagagcggCCTTACAGTTGCAAACAATGCGGGAAGAGTTTCCGACACATCAACGGTCTCAAAGATCACCAGCTCTCTCATGCCGCCGAGAGGTCTTTTAACTGTGATCAATGCGGTAAGGATTTTATTACCGCGTCTGCGCTGAAGAGACACCTGAGAGTTCATTCAGGTGAGAAGCCTTTCCTGTGTTCTCTGTGTGGGAAGAGTTTTGCACGTGTGGACTGCTTTAAAAGGCATCAGGAGGTCCATAGTGGTGTGAAGGATCACGTGTGCTCTGAGTGCGGGAAGGCTTTTATCACGTCCGACCAGCTCAAGCAGCaccagaggattcacactggagagaaaccctaCAAGTGCTCACTTTGTGGGAAGAGTTTCGCTCAGTCGCCGCACCTAAAAGCACACGAGAGGAGCCACAGCACTGACGGCCATCTGGTAATAAGCGATCAAATCATCTACTGA
- the LOC113040316 gene encoding gastrula zinc finger protein XlCGF8.2DB isoform X2: MSHLEPCRIKHTEEQTDLMVVKEESQELLEEKPGEKPFTCSQCGKGFRCKRNHVDHIRIHTGEKPFLCPQCGKGFAHSGAIRRHIKIHSGEKPHTCNHCGKSFTYKENLKEHMRIHTGERLYTCVECGKSFTQVSSLKEHLHTHSAVRPFNCDQCGKTFLLSSILKRHLQVHRQGKPNCCTLCGKSFTRLDGFKEHQKMHTGVRTHVCFECGNGFISATHLNVHQRIHRTKTVQVITLR; encoded by the exons ATGAGTCATCTAGAACCCTgcagaatcaaacacactgaagaacaaacag ACCTGATGGTAGTGAAAGAGGAAAGTCAAGAGCTGCTCGAGGAGAAAC CCGGCGAGAAACCCTTCACTTGCTCTCAATGTGGGAAGGGTTTTAGGTGTAAAAGGAACCACGTGGATCACATAAGGattcatacaggagagaaaccttTCTTGTGTCCTCAATGCGGAAAAGGTTTTGCGCACTCAGGAGCCATTAGGAGGCACATTAAAATTCACAGTGGAGAAAAGCCGCACACATGCAAtcactgtggaaagagtttcacctATAAAGAAAACCTTAAGGagcacatgaggatccacacagGAGAGAGACTATACACTTGTGTcgagtgtggaaagagcttcacaCAAGTCAGCAGTCTTAAAGAACATCTTCACACTCACTCTGCTGTCAGGCCATTTAACTGCGATCAATGCGGTAAAACTTTTCTTTTATCATCCATACTGAAGAGACACTTGCAAGTTCACAGGCAGGGGAAGCCAAACTGCTGTActctgtgtggaaagagtttcacacgaCTGGATGGTTTTAAAGAGCATCAGAAGATGCACACCGGTGTGAGAACTCATGTGTGTTTCGAGTGCGGGAATGGGTTTATATCAGCCACACACTTGAACGTGCACCAGAGGATTCACCGTACAAAAACTGTACAAGTGATCACACTGCGATAA
- the LOC113040330 gene encoding gastrula zinc finger protein XlCGF52.1, with product MDENNEDEELNEAKEKHHPVETGEQPEPRPKKSFACPQCGKAFNFKHNLQVHMRVHTGEKPFVCDYCGKRFKYERNFQEHRRTHTGERPYSCVHCGKSFANRNTFKIHTRIHTGEKPFACCLCEKRFTQARALKSHLHSHSGERPFHCDQCDKTFLTALSLRKHAKVHTREKPHVCLLCGKAFTELGSLIVHQKRHEGLKNHICGECGKSFITNSELKVHQKVHSGEKPFQCSYCDKRFNQSGHLKTHERIHTGEKPYPCTACGKSFSQFASLLRHKGTNICNSFDKT from the coding sequence ATGGATGAAAACAATGAGGACGAAGAACTGAATGAAGCGAAGGAGAAACACCATCCGGTCGAAACTGGAGAACAACCGGAGCCAAGGCCTAAAAAATCTTTCgcctgccctcagtgtggaaaggctTTCAACTTCAAACACAACCTTCAGGTTCACATgcgagttcacactggagagaagccattcGTGTGCGATTATTGTGGAAAGCGTTTCAAATACGAGAGAAACTTTCAAGAGCACCGGCGAACTCATACCGGAGAGAGACCCTATTCGTGTGTTCACTGCGGAAAGAGTTTTGCTAATAGAAACACCTTTAAGATCCACACCcgcatccacactggagagaagcctttcgcATGCTGTCTGTGTGAAAAGAGATTCACGCAAGCAAGAGCTCTCAAATCACATCTGCATTCTCACTCCGGAGAAAGACCGTTTCACTGCGATCAGTGCGACAAAACCTTTCTTACAGCGCTATCCCTGAGAAAGCACGCGAAAGTCCACACGCGCGAGAAACCtcatgtgtgtttgctgtgtggaAAAGCTTTCACAGAGCTTGGATCTCTAATCGTGCACCAGAAAAGACACGAGGGTCTGAAGAATCACATATGTGGCGAGTGTGGGAAGTCGTTTATTACAAATAGCGAACTGAAAGTGCACCAGAAAGTTCACTCTGGAGAAAAACCTTTCCAGTGTTCGTACTGCGACAAGAGATTTAATCAATCCGGACATCTGAAGAcacacgagaggatccacaccggagagaaaccgtatccCTGCACTGCATGCGGGAAGAGCTTCAGTCAGTTCGCGTCTCTCCTCAGACATAAAGGCACTAATATCTGCAATAGTTTTGACAAAACCTGA